The DNA window TTATGACCGGTCGAGGAAGCGCATATATCCAGTAATCTTGCTCTGTTCCCCCTTCCGTTTTTGATTTCGTCTACAGTTTCCGGGGATTTTCCAGGTTTTTTTCCTGACAGAAATGTTCCTCTgacaggctaaaaaaaaaaaaaaagtcattttctgcCAGAGTGCGTCGTCACTTTGCACAACTTGCAGAAACACACGGTAGAAATGCCTACCTTTGAAGAAACAGATAGTTGTGTTCTGGATAGTTTGGGGTATTTTCCCCCGTAGACGTGTTCAGGAACAGGTCTATGCAGCTGCGAACAAACACTGTTCCACATAGAAATAATAAGCGTTTTTCTGTCACGCCTCAGAGGTACACTTGTCACATGTCACGGAGACGCACCAGGTGGGTGGAGCTTGCATTGTACAGTTTTAGTTTATACTTTGCGATTTCCTCATTGGCCAACTGCAGCAAACAGCTGCAACTACAATAAATAAactgctcacacactcctgcttTACCAAACAAATTAAGCGTTAGTTTTAAAAAGGTGTCTAATAGTCTGTCTGAGTATCAAACCTAtcagcaatgtgtgtgtttacggTGTTTATATTTTCTTAAATGTTCAGTAAGCGTCTGTTCCTGTCTCCATGTTTCTTGGCAATCTTAACTCCTTGTAATATCAGCTGGGGAAGTGTAGTTATCATTGTAGACAGGTAATGTGTACATCTCACGAGACAATGAAATGAGGGTATAACATATGTTTTGAACAGACAACAGGATGATTTTATCAACTACTGAGTCAAAACCTAGATACCTAGACTCCTGCTGTATTTAGCACAATATGAACAAATAAGCCAAGGGACATGGTTCAGCTTTTCAGAaagactgattaaaaaaaaacaacaacaacaacttatGAGGTCACTATATGGTGTATAAACTTTAAGACtcatataaaatacaaataaaaaggcAGAGGGTAAATATAGTGCAATATATACAGTTTACATTATTTGAGTTCACTGCATGATGAAATGAGCTGACCTTATATTTGAACCTCTCTGCACAGCTCCTCTAATTTAGCTAACCTTTGTCCAAGTTTAATTGATTTAGGTAAAAACAGTTTCAGataaaaagcaacattaaaGGCATAAATACAGAAGAACATTTCCATATGTTTGTGCTGTTGCATGATTGATGGATGGACCAATCCCAGTCAGTTTCATTAAAAGCTCAGAGCCCCAGGACATCTCTCTGCACTGCACAACCTAACAGTGTATTTCCAGCTTCCACACACTCTGCCACACATGGtgctggaaaaaagaaaacacaaaagacgCACGACTAAGTATATAAGCAAAGCAGTATATatagcagcagctcagcacttattattatgattattaccATTCTGAGCACGGAACCATGACACAGCCTTCATAGCCAGAAGCTCCCACTCTTCCTTAGCATCCATCTTGAAACCATGAAGCCAGATCAGAGCCAGAATGGTGGCCCACACTTCCTGGTTCACCTAATTcaacaaatcaaagaaatgCAGATGACTAAAGCTCACATTATCTTTGCACTGGGATGTTATTAGCTGCTgtaaagatatatatatatatatatatataaaataaaaaataattatgcTTGAACACTGTTACCATTTAATACAACTTAATAACCTGTCAGGCTGCACTCTTATATTTGGAAATAACCCACCAAGGCAGGCTTtgtcttctccacctcctcgcTGGTCTTTCCCAGCGCAGCAGCCAGAGCTGGATCCAGCACCCAGCGACCAGACGCCTCCTGCAGGGAAACCAACTGCAGCAAAGGGTCTCTGAGTGGCTGCTTAGGCTCAGTGTCGGCATCCCTACTTGAAGATGCTTCTGAGGAGAAATCAAATAAAGTGTGGACAGAAAATAATCTGTGTGTGGCTGTATGGATGTGGGAGGATTTATTGGGACTGTGAAGAAAGTGGCAGCAGTCTGTACACAATAAAAAATGGTAAAACATATGGCACTTGTTTACTTACTGTTGCTCTGAGGTGAGGCACTCTGACCCTTAAGGTAGGAGCCAATTCTGTTGAACACTGTTAGGGAAGAGATTTCAAGCAAATCATCAGGATCTCTTGTTCTTCTTATAAAAAGAACaactacatatatatatatatatatatatatatatatatatatatatatatatatatataaaacaactGTACTTTGGTACTAAACTGGAGATGTTGAAGTCATATCAGGTGCGAATGATTGGCCAAAATACCAAAGTAaagtctttattttctttactaaACTCtactgtgttgtgttcacttcAGTCTGTTAACTTTGCAGCGCTCCTTTAGAACAGGTGGGCTCTACAGTGAGAATGTTAGCTTGTTAGTATGTTAGTATGTTTTGAAAAGTTATTTGGGTGCAGCGACTCATAGACTGAgtttggaaaaacacacaaattgcTTAATACCAACACCATTTAACATTAGCTAGGAGCAGTGTAACTTCTGAAACATTCACATCAGccagcagcttctcatttttaGTTGAAtgtagagatatttcagtctggacctgCTGATACTGTCAGACCAGCAAGGCCAGACCTGTTGCTCAGAAGACACATTGCTGTTTTTCAGATGTAACTATTTAGTACtttgagcagcagcaacaaaattCTGTTCAACCCACTTTGTTTAGAAACCTCCTTTCATAAGTTTATGCTGAGTGTGTGCAGGAGTCCTTTAAACTTTTACCTGATTTTACTTTCTTCTTTACAGATTTTCCTGAAAGTT is part of the Lates calcarifer isolate ASB-BC8 unplaced genomic scaffold, TLL_Latcal_v3 _unitig_647_quiver_1971, whole genome shotgun sequence genome and encodes:
- the LOC108879390 gene encoding von Willebrand factor A domain-containing protein 5A, translated to MGLYDDDPCSNVNGKSVKKKVKSVFNRIGSYLKGQSASPQSNKASSSRDADTEPKQPLRDPLLQLVSLQEASGRWVLDPALAAALGKTSEEVEKTKPALVNQEVWATILALIWLHGFKMDAKEEWELLAMKAVSWFRAQNAPCVAECVEAGNTLLGCAVQRDVLGL